A region of Streptomyces halobius DNA encodes the following proteins:
- a CDS encoding S41 family peptidase: MPAEPSPPPGSYLRFPHLHGDSLCFAVEDDLWMAPIAPAGAEPGRAWRLTVDRTRVSHPRFSPDGRQIAFTTWRSLDPEVHLASVDGGPARRLTYWGSTDARVCGWTPDGHILAVSSHGQPFSYYSWAYKLATDGSPGAQLPWGPVSDIAVADIDGEHKTLLLTGKPPHEPASWKRYRGGAMGRMWLHGTRLLPHLQGHLDSVMFVGDRIAFLSDHEGIANVYSCLHDSTDLRRHSDHDEFYVRHASTDGSRIVYQCAGDIWLIDDLGPDAVPRKLAVRLGGPRAGRRPYQVPAASHITSLAVDATGRASAVGVRGSLYWLTHRDGPARAIHDSPGVRVRLPAMLGSTGRIAYVTDAEGDDAIEIINLPRASDAGTPRRLAHGKLGRVHEMVSSPDGERLAVASHDGRLLLVNVARPEEREEETGAGVGEGEREARVAGVAGGAGPAPDADPVPSPDDVTQPGDVTQSGGIRQPGEVRQLIRSDNGPVRDLSFSPDSGWLTWSHPGIGRSLRKIKMARLDNHTLIDVTNGRFEDEQPVFTRDGRYLAFLSWRGFDPVYDVHTGDLSFPLGCRPYLVPLSSATPSPFALSPEGRPAAGGLDPAERPPVGEGPVLVEVEGLANRVTPFPVAASKYSSLYPVSGGGLVWLRWPISGALGETFANPADVSGRPTLEHFDLTKARRTELTSSLDGFALSGDGTRLVVIDEGDLRAVPATEPPDPDTAVFLDLRRILHDVDPEAEWRQAYDEAGRIVRAYFWEPQLCGIDWEEVLAQYRPLLERVASPDEFADLLREVLGELGTSHAYVAGARRNEGPPHYQRAMGLLGTNFVRRGDSWVVKRILPGDSSDSKARSPLAGTGIREGAALTHVDGRPVDPVSGPYPLLAAAGGTTVELTFCLPPVTPRHPSGKGPSGPVDAAGHPRRVAIVPLIDERPLRYQDWVAKRRAVVRELSDGKCGYLHIPDMGGSGWAQFNRDLRREFSLPSLIVDVRGNAGGNISELVIEKLTRTIMGWDLTRGAQPVSYTSNAPRGPVVAVADEMTSSDGDMITAAFKLLGIGPVVGMRTWGGVVGMTGRHRLGDGTVITVPMNAAWFEGYGWDVENHGVEVDIEALRSPLHWAEGRYPQLGVAVRTALELLERHPAATPPDLSDVPDRRRPQLPPRSG; encoded by the coding sequence ATGCCGGCCGAGCCGAGCCCGCCGCCCGGCTCCTATCTGCGGTTTCCGCATCTGCACGGCGACTCGCTCTGCTTCGCCGTCGAGGACGACCTCTGGATGGCCCCGATCGCCCCGGCCGGAGCGGAGCCCGGCCGGGCCTGGCGGCTGACCGTCGACCGTACCCGCGTCAGCCACCCCCGCTTCTCCCCCGACGGCCGGCAGATCGCCTTCACCACATGGCGCAGCCTCGACCCGGAGGTGCATCTGGCCTCGGTCGACGGCGGGCCCGCCCGGCGCCTGACGTACTGGGGGAGCACGGACGCGCGGGTCTGCGGGTGGACGCCGGACGGCCACATTCTGGCGGTTTCCTCGCACGGCCAGCCCTTCTCGTACTACTCCTGGGCGTACAAGCTGGCGACCGATGGGAGTCCGGGTGCGCAACTGCCCTGGGGGCCGGTCTCCGATATCGCGGTGGCCGATATCGACGGGGAGCACAAGACGCTCCTGCTCACCGGCAAGCCACCGCACGAGCCAGCCTCCTGGAAGCGCTACCGGGGCGGGGCGATGGGCCGGATGTGGCTGCACGGCACCCGTCTGCTGCCGCATCTGCAGGGGCACCTCGACTCGGTGATGTTCGTGGGCGACCGGATCGCGTTTCTCTCGGACCACGAAGGCATCGCGAATGTCTATTCGTGCCTGCATGACAGCACCGATCTGCGTCGGCACAGCGATCACGACGAGTTCTACGTCCGGCACGCCTCGACCGACGGCTCCCGCATCGTCTACCAGTGCGCGGGCGACATCTGGCTGATCGACGACCTCGGCCCGGACGCCGTCCCGCGCAAGCTGGCGGTGCGGCTCGGCGGTCCACGGGCCGGACGCCGCCCCTACCAGGTCCCGGCGGCGTCGCACATCACCTCGCTCGCCGTGGACGCCACCGGGCGGGCCAGCGCAGTCGGCGTGCGCGGCAGCCTGTACTGGCTCACCCACCGCGACGGCCCGGCCCGCGCGATCCACGACTCCCCGGGTGTCCGGGTACGGCTGCCCGCGATGCTGGGCTCCACCGGCCGGATCGCGTATGTCACGGACGCCGAGGGCGACGACGCCATCGAGATCATCAATCTGCCCCGGGCCAGCGATGCCGGCACACCGCGCCGGCTGGCGCACGGGAAGCTCGGCCGGGTCCACGAGATGGTCTCCTCCCCCGACGGCGAACGGCTGGCGGTGGCGTCCCATGACGGCCGGCTGCTGCTGGTGAATGTGGCCCGGCCTGAGGAGCGGGAGGAGGAGACGGGAGCCGGGGTGGGGGAAGGTGAGCGGGAGGCTCGGGTGGCGGGGGTGGCCGGTGGCGCGGGACCCGCGCCCGATGCCGATCCGGTGCCCTCCCCCGATGACGTCACACAACCCGGTGACGTCACGCAATCCGGTGGCATCAGGCAGCCCGGTGAGGTCCGGCAGCTGATCCGCTCCGACAACGGGCCGGTCCGTGATCTGTCGTTCTCCCCCGACTCGGGCTGGCTGACCTGGTCGCACCCCGGTATCGGCCGGTCGCTGCGGAAGATCAAGATGGCCCGGCTCGACAACCACACCCTCATCGACGTCACCAACGGCCGCTTCGAGGACGAGCAGCCGGTCTTCACACGGGACGGTCGCTACCTGGCCTTCCTGTCATGGCGTGGCTTCGACCCGGTCTACGACGTGCACACCGGGGATCTGTCCTTTCCGCTGGGCTGCCGTCCTTACCTGGTGCCGCTGTCCTCCGCCACTCCGTCCCCCTTCGCGCTGTCGCCGGAAGGGCGGCCGGCGGCGGGCGGTCTGGACCCGGCGGAGCGTCCGCCGGTGGGCGAGGGGCCGGTCCTGGTGGAGGTGGAGGGGCTGGCCAACCGGGTCACCCCGTTCCCGGTCGCCGCGTCCAAGTACTCCTCCCTCTATCCGGTCAGCGGTGGCGGACTGGTCTGGCTGCGCTGGCCGATCTCCGGTGCGCTGGGCGAGACGTTCGCCAATCCCGCCGACGTGTCGGGGCGGCCCACCCTCGAACACTTCGACCTGACCAAGGCTCGGCGCACCGAACTGACCAGTTCCCTCGACGGGTTCGCGCTCAGCGGGGACGGCACCCGGCTGGTCGTCATCGACGAGGGCGATCTGCGCGCGGTACCGGCGACCGAGCCGCCGGACCCCGATACCGCGGTCTTCCTCGATCTGCGCCGCATCCTGCACGACGTCGATCCCGAGGCGGAGTGGCGCCAGGCGTACGACGAGGCGGGCCGGATCGTCCGGGCGTACTTCTGGGAGCCGCAGCTGTGCGGCATCGACTGGGAGGAGGTGCTGGCGCAGTACCGGCCGCTGCTCGAACGGGTGGCATCCCCCGACGAGTTCGCCGATCTGCTCCGCGAGGTGCTCGGCGAACTGGGCACCTCACACGCCTATGTCGCCGGCGCCCGCCGCAACGAGGGGCCGCCGCACTACCAGCGGGCGATGGGCCTGCTCGGCACCAACTTCGTCCGACGGGGTGACAGTTGGGTCGTCAAACGAATTCTGCCCGGCGACTCCTCGGACTCCAAGGCACGCTCCCCGCTCGCCGGTACGGGCATCCGCGAGGGCGCCGCGCTCACCCATGTCGACGGCCGCCCGGTCGACCCGGTGTCCGGCCCGTATCCGCTGCTGGCCGCGGCCGGCGGCACCACCGTGGAGCTGACCTTCTGCCTCCCACCCGTCACCCCCCGCCATCCTTCAGGGAAAGGCCCTTCGGGCCCCGTTGATGCGGCCGGCCATCCCCGCCGGGTCGCGATCGTCCCGCTGATCGACGAGCGGCCGCTGCGCTACCAGGACTGGGTGGCCAAACGGCGGGCTGTGGTACGGGAGTTGAGCGACGGCAAGTGCGGCTATCTGCACATCCCCGACATGGGCGGTTCCGGCTGGGCCCAGTTCAACCGGGATCTGCGGCGGGAGTTCTCGCTGCCCTCGCTGATCGTGGACGTACGGGGCAACGCGGGCGGCAATATCTCCGAGCTGGTGATCGAGAAGCTGACCCGCACCATCATGGGCTGGGATCTGACCCGCGGCGCCCAGCCGGTGTCGTACACCAGCAACGCACCGCGCGGCCCGGTCGTCGCGGTGGCCGACGAGATGACCTCGTCCGACGGCGACATGATCACCGCGGCGTTCAAACTGCTGGGCATCGGCCCGGTGGTGGGCATGCGCACCTGGGGCGGGGTGGTCGGGATGACCGGCCGACACCGGCTCGGCGACGGCACCGTGATCACCGTCCCGATGAACGCGGCCTGGTTCGAGGGGTACGGCTGGGATGTGGAGAACCACGGGGTCGAGGTCGACATCGAGGCGCTGCGCTCGCCGCTGCACTGGGCGGAGGGACGCTATCCACAGCTCGGTGTAGCGGTCCGTACGGCGCTGGAGCTGCTGGAACGGCATCCGGCCGCGACCCCGCCGGACCTGTCGGACGTACCGGATCGTCGGCGGCCTCAACTGCCGCCGAGAAGTGGGTGA
- a CDS encoding lipoprotein has product MGSTGTACELPVSFDVEKGWKPTGISAEDAELFGSFLGRKSARGACEIDAKPAGMIGFMRVWITDRTDDSPRQVLKTFMSEEKNVTERKFNNTKAGDLPAAEVVYTTKSPLLDEPKQERALAVTTPKDAVIVHLGGLDTDEHKEMLPAYERAKKTMTPTD; this is encoded by the coding sequence ATCGGAAGCACCGGAACGGCCTGTGAACTCCCGGTCTCGTTCGATGTGGAGAAGGGGTGGAAGCCCACGGGGATTTCGGCCGAGGACGCAGAGCTTTTCGGAAGCTTCCTGGGTCGTAAGTCGGCCAGAGGCGCTTGTGAGATCGATGCGAAACCGGCCGGCATGATCGGCTTTATGCGCGTGTGGATCACGGACCGGACCGACGACTCACCGCGCCAGGTTCTCAAGACGTTCATGTCCGAGGAGAAAAACGTCACCGAGCGGAAATTCAACAACACCAAGGCCGGTGACCTGCCCGCCGCGGAGGTCGTCTACACCACGAAGAGCCCTCTTCTGGACGAGCCGAAGCAGGAACGGGCACTCGCCGTTACCACGCCGAAGGACGCGGTCATCGTGCACCTCGGCGGGCTCGACACCGATGAGCACAAGGAGATGCTCCCGGCGTACGAACGGGCGAAGAAGACCATGACTCCCACCGACTAG
- a CDS encoding DUF397 domain-containing protein: MSEVLAWQKSSFSEGEEGPDCVELATLDRTLLLRESEIPARALSATPTGLAALIRHIRGEAE; encoded by the coding sequence ATGTCAGAGGTCCTTGCGTGGCAGAAGTCCTCGTTCTCCGAAGGTGAGGAGGGGCCCGACTGCGTGGAGCTCGCCACCCTCGACCGCACCCTCCTCCTCCGCGAGAGCGAAATCCCCGCGCGAGCACTTTCTGCCACCCCCACCGGGCTCGCGGCGCTCATACGTCACATACGGGGCGAGGCGGAGTAA
- a CDS encoding energy-coupling factor ABC transporter permease, giving the protein MHVPDGFINAPVSVATGAVAAAAVAVSLRGARRELVGASQGGGYGAERTAPLAGLVAAFIFAVQMLNFPVAAGTSGHLLGGALAAILVGPYTGVLCVSVVLLMQGVLFADGGLTALGVNITDMAIVTTVVAYAIFRGLVKVLPRRRPSVTVAAFAAALVSVPAAAAAFTGLYALGGTADVSIGKVFTAMVGVHVLIGIGEAVITALTVGAVIAVRPDLVYGARGLTKPLELRTVQVAAPGAGEVTTAAREKAAGTAGTGTEAGTGIEPAAPAPRRSTRRVWLAGVAAALVCAGGVSYYASASPDGLEKVAHDQGIDAKAEEHAAKDSPLADYGVKDIADPWLSGGLAGVIGVGATLAVGTGVFVVLRRRKSADTAEPVTGTAEPTTGTAGPTTGSG; this is encoded by the coding sequence ATGCACGTACCCGATGGATTCATCAACGCGCCGGTCTCGGTCGCTACTGGCGCGGTCGCTGCGGCCGCCGTCGCGGTCAGCCTGCGGGGCGCCCGGCGGGAACTGGTGGGTGCGTCCCAGGGCGGCGGCTACGGCGCGGAGCGGACCGCGCCGCTGGCCGGGCTGGTCGCCGCGTTCATCTTCGCCGTGCAGATGCTGAACTTTCCGGTCGCGGCGGGGACGAGCGGGCATCTGCTGGGCGGGGCGCTCGCGGCGATCCTGGTCGGCCCGTATACGGGTGTGCTCTGTGTGTCCGTGGTGCTGCTGATGCAGGGGGTGCTGTTCGCCGATGGCGGGCTGACGGCGCTCGGCGTCAACATCACGGATATGGCGATCGTGACGACGGTCGTCGCCTATGCGATCTTCCGTGGCCTGGTGAAGGTGCTGCCGCGCCGACGCCCGTCGGTCACCGTCGCCGCCTTCGCCGCGGCCCTGGTGTCGGTGCCCGCCGCGGCCGCCGCCTTCACCGGCCTCTACGCGCTGGGCGGGACGGCGGATGTGTCGATCGGCAAGGTCTTCACCGCGATGGTGGGGGTGCATGTGCTGATCGGGATCGGCGAGGCGGTCATCACCGCCCTGACGGTCGGTGCCGTGATCGCCGTACGGCCTGATCTCGTCTACGGGGCTCGCGGGCTGACCAAGCCGCTGGAGCTGCGTACGGTGCAGGTCGCGGCGCCCGGCGCGGGAGAAGTCACGACAGCGGCGCGGGAGAAGGCGGCGGGTACCGCCGGAACCGGGACCGAGGCCGGAACCGGGATCGAACCTGCCGCCCCCGCCCCCCGCCGCTCCACCCGCCGCGTCTGGCTGGCCGGTGTGGCGGCCGCCCTGGTCTGTGCCGGTGGCGTCAGCTACTACGCCTCCGCCAGCCCCGACGGTCTGGAGAAGGTCGCCCATGATCAGGGGATCGACGCGAAGGCCGAGGAGCACGCCGCGAAGGACTCGCCGCTCGCCGACTACGGGGTGAAGGACATCGCCGACCCCTGGCTGTCGGGCGGGCTGGCCGGTGTGATCGGGGTCGGGGCGACGCTGGCCGTCGGGACGGGTGTGTTCGTGGTGCTCAGGCGTCGGAAGAGCGCCGACACCGCCGAGCCCGTGACCGGCACCGCCGAGCCCACGACAGGCACCGCCGGGCCCACGACCGGAAGCGGCTGA
- the cbiQ gene encoding cobalt ECF transporter T component CbiQ, translating into MGAGHAHKLFRHGQSPVHALPPHCKIAAVFCFVLIVVATPREALWAFGLYALLLAAVAGAARVPAGFLLKRLLIEVPFVAFAVLMPFVAEGPRVHVAGLSLSASGLWGAWNILAKGTLGVAASVLLAATTELRELLLGLQRLRMPPLLVQIASFMIRYGDVITDEMRRMRIARLSRGFEARGVRHWGVLAKSAGALFIRSYERGERVHLAMVSRGYTGTMPVIADTTATRAQWTRAAALPAGALAVCLLGWTL; encoded by the coding sequence ATGGGGGCGGGACACGCGCACAAGCTCTTCCGGCATGGGCAGTCCCCAGTGCACGCCCTGCCGCCCCACTGCAAGATCGCGGCCGTCTTCTGCTTCGTCCTGATCGTTGTCGCCACGCCCCGGGAGGCGCTCTGGGCCTTCGGGCTCTACGCGCTGCTGCTCGCGGCCGTGGCCGGGGCCGCCCGGGTGCCGGCCGGATTCCTGCTCAAGCGGCTGCTGATCGAGGTGCCGTTCGTGGCGTTTGCGGTACTGATGCCGTTTGTCGCCGAAGGGCCGCGTGTCCATGTTGCCGGGCTGAGCCTGAGCGCTTCCGGCCTCTGGGGCGCCTGGAACATCCTCGCCAAGGGGACGCTGGGCGTCGCCGCGTCCGTGCTGCTCGCCGCCACCACGGAGCTGCGGGAGCTGCTGCTCGGGCTGCAGCGGCTGCGGATGCCCCCGCTGCTCGTCCAGATCGCGTCCTTCATGATCCGCTACGGCGATGTGATCACCGACGAGATGCGGCGGATGCGCATCGCCCGGCTCTCCCGCGGCTTCGAAGCGCGCGGCGTACGCCACTGGGGCGTGCTCGCCAAGTCCGCCGGTGCCCTGTTCATCCGCTCCTACGAACGCGGCGAGCGGGTCCATCTCGCCATGGTCAGCCGCGGTTACACCGGCACCATGCCGGTCATCGCCGACACCACCGCCACCCGCGCGCAGTGGACCCGCGCGGCCGCCCTGCCCGCCGGCGCCCTCGCCGTCTGCCTCCTGGGATGGACCCTTTGA
- a CDS encoding energy-coupling factor ABC transporter ATP-binding protein, translating into MTTPETTPTAPSLDVSGLAYAYPDGHQALFGVNLTVGRGERVALLGPNGAGKTTLVLHLNGILEAGAGTVSVAGLPVGRKNLAEIRRRVGIVFQDPDDQLFMPTVREDVAFGPAAAGLRGAELEARVTEALERVGMAGFADRPPHHLSFGQRRRVAVATVLAMRPEILVLDEPSSNLDPASRRELADILRSLDVTVLMVTHDLPYALELCPRSVVLSGGVIVADGTTQELLCDEELMRTHRLELPFGFDPRSVTLPA; encoded by the coding sequence ATGACCACGCCCGAGACCACACCCACCGCCCCCTCCCTCGACGTCTCCGGGCTCGCCTACGCCTACCCCGACGGGCATCAGGCGCTCTTCGGCGTCAACCTCACCGTCGGCCGCGGCGAACGGGTCGCGCTGCTCGGGCCCAACGGCGCCGGCAAGACCACCCTCGTGCTGCATCTCAACGGGATTCTGGAGGCGGGGGCCGGCACCGTCAGCGTCGCCGGGCTGCCGGTCGGGAGGAAGAACCTGGCCGAAATTCGCCGCCGGGTCGGGATCGTCTTCCAGGACCCGGACGACCAGCTGTTCATGCCCACTGTGCGGGAGGACGTCGCGTTCGGACCGGCCGCCGCCGGGCTGCGCGGCGCGGAGCTGGAGGCGCGGGTCACCGAGGCGCTGGAGCGGGTCGGCATGGCCGGGTTCGCCGACCGGCCGCCGCACCATCTCTCCTTCGGGCAGCGGCGACGGGTCGCTGTCGCGACCGTGCTCGCCATGCGCCCGGAGATCCTCGTTCTCGACGAGCCGTCCTCCAACCTCGACCCGGCCTCGCGCCGTGAACTCGCCGACATCCTACGGTCGTTGGACGTCACCGTCCTGATGGTCACGCACGACCTGCCGTACGCGCTGGAGCTCTGCCCGCGCTCCGTCGTGCTCTCCGGGGGCGTCATCGTCGCCGACGGCACCACCCAGGAGCTGCTCTGCGACGAGGAACTGATGCGCACCCACCGGCTTGAGCTGCCCTTCGGGTTCGATCCGCGTTCGGTGACGCTTCCGGCGTGA
- a CDS encoding serine hydrolase domain-containing protein — translation MSGKRETVVDVQGTVEDGFEPVRDAFVANFVRRGERGAAVAVYRHGRKVVDLWGGAKDGDGDATAAPWEAGTAQIVRSTTKGIAAIVPLLLHQRGLLDLDAPVGTYWPEFKAAGKERVLVRHLLTHRAGLPVLDTPLTPAQAIDGVSGPAALAAQAPAWTPGTDHGYHAQTYSWLIGELVLRVTGRSIGRWIADEISGPLGLDLWIGVPEAVQSRVGRLAEIGTPAAPGSAGLRVRPKRAVAEAYGDPTSLTRRAFGAITPAPDENAPAYRAAELPASAGVATARALARCYAALMGPVDGRARLFAPATLTLARTEESAGPDRTLVVNTRFGLGFMLHGGASPLLAPGSFGHPGRGGALAFADPESGFAFGYVTNGMRRGVTADPRAQALVAVLAAASHVAG, via the coding sequence ATGAGTGGGAAGCGGGAAACAGTGGTGGACGTCCAGGGCACGGTCGAGGACGGCTTCGAGCCGGTCCGGGACGCCTTTGTGGCGAACTTCGTTCGCCGTGGTGAGCGGGGAGCGGCGGTCGCCGTGTACCGGCACGGCCGGAAGGTCGTCGACCTGTGGGGCGGCGCCAAGGACGGTGACGGCGACGCCACGGCCGCCCCTTGGGAGGCCGGCACCGCGCAGATAGTCCGCTCCACGACCAAGGGCATCGCCGCCATCGTGCCGCTGCTGCTGCACCAGCGCGGGCTGCTCGATCTGGACGCGCCCGTCGGCACGTACTGGCCCGAGTTCAAGGCCGCCGGCAAGGAACGGGTCCTGGTCCGCCATCTCCTGACGCATCGGGCCGGGCTGCCCGTGCTGGACACCCCGCTGACCCCTGCCCAGGCGATCGACGGGGTCAGCGGCCCCGCCGCGCTCGCCGCCCAGGCCCCGGCCTGGACGCCCGGCACCGATCACGGCTATCACGCGCAGACGTACAGCTGGCTGATCGGTGAGCTGGTGCTGCGGGTCACCGGGCGCAGCATCGGCAGGTGGATCGCGGACGAGATATCCGGGCCGCTGGGGCTGGATCTGTGGATCGGGGTTCCGGAGGCGGTGCAGTCGCGGGTGGGGCGGCTCGCGGAGATCGGGACGCCGGCCGCGCCGGGCTCGGCCGGGCTCCGGGTACGGCCCAAGCGGGCGGTGGCCGAGGCGTACGGCGACCCCACGTCTCTCACGCGGCGCGCGTTCGGGGCGATAACGCCGGCCCCCGACGAGAACGCCCCGGCCTATCGCGCGGCCGAGCTGCCCGCCTCCGCCGGCGTCGCCACGGCGCGGGCGCTGGCGCGGTGTTACGCGGCGCTGATGGGGCCCGTCGACGGGCGCGCCCGCCTCTTCGCCCCGGCGACGCTGACGCTCGCGCGTACGGAGGAGTCGGCGGGGCCCGACCGGACACTCGTCGTCAACACGCGCTTCGGGCTCGGGTTCATGCTGCATGGCGGGGCTTCGCCGCTGCTGGCGCCGGGGTCGTTCGGGCACCCGGGGCGCGGGGGCGCGCTCGCCTTCGCCGATCCGGAGAGCGGGTTCGCCTTCGGGTACGTCACGAATGGGATGCGTCGGGGGGTGACGGCGGATCCGCGTGCGCAGGCGCTGGTTGCGGTGCTGGCCGCCGCTTCCCACGTTGCGGGCTGA